From the Halodesulfovibrio aestuarii DSM 17919 = ATCC 29578 genome, one window contains:
- a CDS encoding aminotransferase class I/II-fold pyridoxal phosphate-dependent enzyme, translating to MTVTQAYKQHGAHGGEVFRIARETGSAPDNITDFSSNANSLCHDITEEILFSNMHGSYSDYNHYPDTWASELTAAIAEHESVSTQEIVVGHGSTETIFLTFQQLKPKKVLLVGPMFSEYARACSIFADNYDVLTCSSNTGFIPTPAEFAKSDKYDLVVLCSPNNPATITYPNMQEIIQAIHSPCILIDSTYREFLYGEPEYNATHTAQYRKWCNHGTRIITMHSFTKFFYCTGVRLGYAISDTDTVTELKQGKMPWTVTASAQKAGINFLQHIEQYRARLPQMRIYRAMFTEKIRTTDVFNPSCIFSGVNFLFCQLKNPEHGATLYEFLLARSILIRLCDNIPGTEKGFIRMQVKSPEEWKTLISALQDWKTYLNTSCC from the coding sequence ATGACAGTTACCCAAGCATACAAGCAGCACGGCGCTCACGGGGGTGAAGTTTTTCGCATTGCTCGCGAAACAGGTTCGGCACCTGACAACATTACGGACTTTTCCAGTAATGCAAACTCACTATGCCATGATATAACAGAAGAAATTCTTTTTTCCAATATGCATGGTAGCTACAGTGACTACAACCACTATCCGGACACATGGGCCTCTGAACTCACAGCAGCAATCGCAGAACACGAATCTGTTTCAACGCAGGAAATCGTTGTCGGGCATGGCTCAACTGAAACAATATTCTTAACGTTCCAGCAACTCAAACCAAAAAAAGTATTGCTCGTTGGCCCCATGTTTTCGGAATATGCAAGAGCCTGTTCCATTTTTGCTGATAACTATGATGTACTCACCTGCTCATCAAATACCGGTTTTATACCGACTCCCGCAGAATTTGCCAAATCCGATAAATATGATCTCGTAGTGCTTTGTTCACCCAACAACCCTGCTACCATCACTTATCCGAACATGCAGGAAATTATTCAAGCAATCCACAGTCCATGTATATTGATAGATTCCACGTATCGGGAATTTTTGTATGGCGAACCGGAATATAATGCCACACATACGGCTCAATATAGAAAATGGTGCAACCATGGCACACGAATCATCACAATGCACAGCTTCACTAAATTTTTCTACTGCACAGGTGTCCGCCTTGGCTATGCAATAAGCGATACAGACACCGTCACTGAACTAAAACAGGGCAAAATGCCTTGGACTGTTACAGCATCTGCCCAAAAGGCCGGAATTAATTTCTTGCAACACATTGAACAATACCGCGCACGTCTGCCGCAGATGCGAATCTACCGTGCAATGTTTACAGAAAAAATACGGACAACAGATGTGTTTAATCCAAGCTGCATTTTTTCCGGAGTTAACTTTCTTTTTTGCCAACTAAAAAATCCGGAGCATGGTGCAACGCTCTATGAATTTCTGCTCGCACGAAGCATTCTTATTCGCCTCTGCGACAATATTCCGGGAACTGAAAAGGGATTTATTCGTATGCAGGTTAAATCCCCTGAAGAATGGAAGACGCTCATCAGCGCACTGCAAGACTGGAAGACCTATCTCAACACATCTTGTTGTTAA
- a CDS encoding sigma-54-dependent transcriptional regulator, translated as MSSRRILFLAPATSITRIFPQLKDAGFEVGLAENYKGALAFIAKSRPDVIFSRPSLSGYSVEELLTAAEADADFPSIVVFSDKGNASEAEKFLQMGAHDYWLEPLLFEKICAVVPEEGKKPKAVPPTSTLGGHKAVIPATEKGPKIIGSNRAMQRVLALARQVAPSKATVLISGESGTGKEMFSRYLHAHSDRADNPFVAVNCAALPEHLLESELFGHEKGSFTGAISRKLGKFELAHTGTILLDEISEMDLALQAKLLRVLQEGELDRVGGTETIKVNVRVLATTNRNLEEWVKEGQFRQDLYFRLNVIPLKLPALAERGDDVIELAHFFIDMYTKEYALPPAQVSEEAISWLSTYNWPGNVRELQNLMERAVLLAGGNVIEPCHFLLDPDNWPLFEEDEAEEGIDTSSDSDACSGDCSNFSGSVIPIHEMERILILKGLEQTSGNRTQAADLLGISVRTLRNKLNEYRSQGMDIP; from the coding sequence ATGTCATCAAGACGTATACTTTTTCTTGCACCGGCAACTTCGATTACTCGTATTTTCCCCCAGCTTAAAGACGCAGGTTTTGAAGTCGGGCTTGCGGAAAATTATAAGGGCGCCCTCGCATTTATTGCGAAGTCTCGTCCTGATGTAATTTTTTCGCGTCCTTCGCTGTCCGGTTATTCAGTGGAAGAATTGCTTACTGCTGCCGAAGCAGACGCAGACTTCCCATCTATTGTTGTGTTTTCTGATAAAGGAAATGCGAGCGAAGCTGAAAAATTTCTTCAAATGGGTGCACACGACTATTGGCTTGAACCGCTACTTTTTGAGAAAATATGTGCGGTAGTACCTGAAGAGGGGAAAAAGCCAAAAGCTGTTCCACCAACTTCTACTCTTGGCGGACATAAGGCTGTTATTCCAGCAACAGAAAAAGGACCGAAGATTATCGGTTCTAACCGCGCTATGCAGCGGGTTCTGGCACTGGCACGACAGGTTGCACCATCAAAAGCGACCGTTTTAATCTCCGGCGAGTCCGGAACCGGTAAAGAAATGTTCTCCCGTTATCTGCATGCCCATTCTGATCGTGCGGATAATCCTTTTGTCGCTGTGAACTGCGCTGCATTACCGGAGCATTTGTTGGAAAGCGAACTTTTCGGGCATGAAAAGGGTTCGTTTACAGGTGCGATTTCACGAAAACTGGGCAAATTTGAATTGGCGCATACCGGCACAATTCTTCTGGATGAAATTTCTGAAATGGACTTGGCGTTGCAGGCTAAACTGCTACGTGTCCTTCAAGAAGGTGAGTTGGACCGTGTTGGCGGTACCGAGACTATAAAAGTCAATGTCAGGGTTCTCGCAACAACGAACCGTAACCTTGAAGAATGGGTTAAGGAAGGACAGTTCCGCCAAGATTTATATTTCAGACTTAATGTTATTCCATTAAAACTTCCGGCACTTGCAGAACGTGGCGACGACGTGATTGAACTCGCACACTTCTTTATCGACATGTACACAAAGGAATACGCGCTTCCACCTGCTCAGGTATCTGAAGAAGCGATTTCCTGGTTGTCTACCTACAATTGGCCGGGTAACGTTCGTGAATTACAAAACCTTATGGAACGTGCTGTGTTACTTGCTGGCGGCAACGTTATTGAGCCATGTCATTTCTTGCTTGACCCGGATAACTGGCCGCTTTTTGAAGAAGACGAGGCAGAAGAAGGTATCGATACGAGCTCGGATTCTGATGCGTGTAGCGGTGATTGCAGTAATTTCAGCGGCAGTGTAATTCCTATTCATGAGATGGAACGTATACTTATTTTGAAAGGCTTGGAGCAGACATCGGGCAACCGTACGCAGGCAGCAGACCTGCTCGGGATTTCTGTTCGAACCTTGCGAAATAAGTTGAACGAGTACCGTAGCCAGGGGATGGATATTCCCTAG